The genomic interval ATACGCTACCAGTCGCCGCCTGCACCACCTCCGCCAAAGCTGCCCCCACCAAACCCACCAAAGTCGCTGCCGCCTCCACCAAAGCCTCCAAAACCGCCTCCGCCGCCATAGCTGCCTCCCCGGCCAAAGGTTATAAAAGGAGGAATCATGCCACCACCAAAAAATCCGCCACCTCCGCCACCACCTCTTCTGCGGAAGATTCTGGATAGGATAATAATTATAAAAATGATAAGAATAATGAACATCCAGGAACCGCCTCCGCCGCCTTCTTCACCGGTATCTTCTGCTGTATATTCACCGGCGATGGCCCTTGCCATAAGTGTGGTAGCCTGGTCGAGGCCTTCGTAATAGTTACCTTGCCTGAAATTTTCTGGAAAAGCTTCTGTTTCTATTCTTTTAATAAGTGCATCCGGCAAAACACCTTCAGCACCATAACCGGTAGCTGTAAAATATTTCCGGTCGTTAATGGCAACTGTAATTAAAACCCCATTATTCTGATTGGCCTGACCTACTCCCCATTGATTCGCCAGTTCGAAAGTATACTGGCCTCTGTCATAATCGCCGTAGGTAGGAATAATGGCAATGGCAATCTGAGTTGAAGTTGTATCGTTGAGCCGCCTGAGCTTCTGTTCCAGCGCCTCAATTTCGCTGCTGTTCATCACCCCTACAAAATCATTTACCAGCCGGGGTGGATTGGGCTTTGCAGGAAATGGTGATTGGTTCTGCCCCCAGGCAAGTTGGTACATCAGGATAAACAGCAGGCAGATGGTTTGTTTCATTAAAATGATATTTGGCTTATACTTGGCAGGCGTAATCTCATGTTAAATCAAGTACTTTAATTCAGTATGGAATAGTATGTATAAGAACTAACTGCTTTTTCCGAAAGAAATATCATCTGATAGTTCATTCGTATCATCTGACTGATAAGGGAAATGTGCTTTCAGCTGTTGTCCAGCCAGCAGTATACCTTCACACAAACCCTGGGTAACAGCTCCGGTTTTAAATTGTGCCCGCATGCGGTCTTTGATTTCTTGCCAGAAGTTAGCCGGAACCACCGTATCTATGCCGGAATCTCCCAGAATAGCAAATTTATG from Rhodocytophaga rosea carries:
- a CDS encoding TPM domain-containing protein, encoding MKQTICLLFILMYQLAWGQNQSPFPAKPNPPRLVNDFVGVMNSSEIEALEQKLRRLNDTTSTQIAIAIIPTYGDYDRGQYTFELANQWGVGQANQNNGVLITVAINDRKYFTATGYGAEGVLPDALIKRIETEAFPENFRQGNYYEGLDQATTLMARAIAGEYTAEDTGEEGGGGGSWMFIILIIFIIIILSRIFRRRGGGGGGGFFGGGMIPPFITFGRGGSYGGGGGFGGFGGGGSDFGGFGGGSFGGGGAGGDW
- a CDS encoding TPM domain-containing protein codes for the protein MAINFFSTAQKEQIVQAIREAETNTSGEIKVHVETRCPGEVMDHAKEIFLSLKLNQTKLRNGVLFYLAVDDHKFAILGDSGIDTVVPANFWQEIKDRMRAQFKTGAVTQGLCEGILLAGQQLKAHFPYQSDDTNELSDDISFGKSS